A region of Streptomyces sp. R44 DNA encodes the following proteins:
- a CDS encoding DedA family protein — protein sequence MNTLALGPSWLDPDYLIQTFGLIGVLVIVFAESGLLIGFFLPGDSLLFTTGLLVTTNKLDTPLWLVCTLVAAAAIVGDQVGYLFGRKVGPSLFKRPDSKLFKQENVEKAHEFFEKHGPKSLILARFVPIIRTFTPIIAGVSKMNYRSFITFNIIGGVLWGAGVTLLGASLGKIEFVHKHIEMILVGIVLISVIPVVIELLRARSQSKKNPQHSDHDAPGTPNPRGRHAKR from the coding sequence GTGAACACGCTTGCCCTCGGACCGAGCTGGCTGGACCCGGACTATCTGATCCAGACCTTTGGTCTGATCGGTGTCCTGGTCATCGTCTTCGCCGAGTCCGGCCTCCTCATCGGGTTCTTCCTGCCCGGCGACTCGCTGCTCTTCACCACCGGCCTGCTCGTCACCACGAACAAGCTGGACACGCCGCTGTGGCTGGTGTGCACCCTGGTGGCGGCCGCCGCCATCGTCGGCGACCAGGTCGGCTATCTCTTCGGCCGCAAGGTCGGGCCGTCCCTCTTCAAGCGCCCCGACTCCAAGCTCTTCAAGCAGGAGAACGTCGAGAAGGCGCACGAGTTCTTCGAGAAGCACGGCCCCAAGTCGCTGATCCTGGCCCGCTTCGTCCCGATCATCCGGACGTTCACGCCGATCATCGCGGGCGTCAGCAAGATGAACTACCGCTCGTTCATCACGTTCAACATCATCGGTGGCGTGCTGTGGGGCGCGGGTGTGACCCTGCTCGGCGCCTCCCTCGGCAAGATCGAGTTCGTCCACAAGCACATCGAGATGATCCTCGTCGGGATCGTCCTGATCTCCGTGATCCCCGTCGTGATCGAGCTCCTCCGGGCCCGTTCCCAGTCGAAGAAGAACCCGCAGCACAGCGACCACGACGCCCCCGGCACCCCGAACCCGCGCGGCCGTCACGCCAAGCGGTAG
- a CDS encoding threonine/serine exporter family protein: protein MVAEPEGPEEAPEDRKPQSDEARSAFVPPAGVEQPAPPEEDQPTSEFALPPGLTTEPVQEPEGSAFAPPATYSAKDSPPAFTPAYGVPLVRLPQDAPWQDRMRTMLRLPVGERPVPEAPRKEDESGPSVPRVLDLTLRIGELLLAGGEGAEDVEAAMFAICRSYGLDRVEPTVTFTLLSVTYQPSLVDDPITANRTVRRRGTDYTRLAAVYQLLADINAQAHEVTPEEAYRRLAEIRRNRHPYPGWVLTAAAGVLAGAASVLLGGGPTVFFVAALGAVLGDRLAWLFAGRGMPEFYQFLVAAMPPAAMGVLLTMLHADLRPSAVITGGLFALIPGRALVAAVQDGLTGFYITASARLLEVAYFFVAIVVGVLSVLYIAVQFDAQLNPEGALRAVERPVTQTLASMVLCATFAILLQQSRGTVLFATLNGGVAWVIYASIAVTAEGSTVMATAVAAGLVGLFGQLIARYHHTSSLPYVTAAIGPLLPGSATYFGVLAIAQNNLDQGFASLAKAAALALAIAIGVNLGSELARLFMQAPGAAAARRAAKRTRGF from the coding sequence GTGGTGGCGGAGCCGGAGGGCCCCGAGGAGGCTCCTGAGGACCGGAAGCCGCAGTCGGACGAGGCGCGGAGCGCGTTCGTGCCGCCGGCCGGGGTGGAGCAGCCCGCGCCGCCCGAGGAGGATCAGCCGACCTCCGAGTTCGCCCTTCCCCCGGGCCTGACGACGGAGCCGGTGCAGGAGCCGGAGGGTTCGGCGTTCGCCCCGCCCGCCACATACTCGGCCAAGGACTCCCCGCCCGCGTTCACCCCGGCGTACGGGGTGCCGCTGGTGCGGCTCCCGCAGGACGCTCCGTGGCAGGACCGGATGCGGACGATGCTGCGGCTGCCGGTGGGTGAGCGGCCGGTGCCGGAGGCGCCGCGCAAGGAGGACGAGTCCGGGCCCTCGGTGCCGCGTGTGCTCGACCTGACCCTCCGCATCGGCGAGCTGCTGCTCGCGGGCGGGGAGGGCGCGGAGGACGTCGAGGCGGCGATGTTCGCGATCTGCCGCTCGTACGGTCTGGACCGGGTCGAGCCGACGGTGACGTTCACCCTGTTGTCCGTCACCTACCAGCCCTCGCTCGTGGACGACCCGATCACGGCGAACCGGACGGTACGGCGCCGGGGCACGGACTACACGCGGCTCGCGGCGGTGTACCAGCTGCTTGCGGACATCAACGCGCAGGCACACGAGGTGACGCCGGAGGAGGCGTACCGGCGGCTGGCTGAGATCCGGCGGAACCGGCACCCCTACCCGGGCTGGGTCCTGACGGCGGCGGCCGGCGTCCTGGCCGGTGCGGCCTCGGTGCTGCTCGGCGGCGGTCCGACGGTCTTCTTCGTGGCGGCGCTCGGCGCGGTCCTCGGCGACCGGCTCGCGTGGCTGTTCGCGGGGCGCGGGATGCCGGAGTTCTACCAGTTCCTGGTGGCGGCGATGCCGCCGGCGGCGATGGGCGTGCTCCTGACGATGCTGCACGCGGACCTGCGTCCGTCGGCGGTGATCACGGGTGGCCTGTTCGCGCTGATTCCGGGGCGGGCGCTCGTCGCGGCCGTGCAGGACGGTCTGACCGGCTTCTACATCACGGCCTCGGCCCGGCTCCTGGAGGTCGCGTACTTCTTCGTCGCGATCGTGGTGGGCGTGCTGTCGGTGCTGTACATCGCGGTGCAGTTCGACGCGCAGCTGAATCCGGAGGGGGCGCTGCGGGCGGTGGAGCGGCCGGTGACGCAGACCCTGGCGTCGATGGTGCTGTGCGCGACCTTCGCGATCCTGTTGCAGCAGTCGCGGGGCACGGTGCTGTTCGCGACGCTGAACGGCGGGGTGGCGTGGGTGATCTACGCGTCGATCGCGGTGACCGCCGAGGGTTCGACGGTGATGGCGACGGCGGTGGCGGCCGGTCTGGTGGGCCTCTTCGGGCAGCTGATCGCCCGCTATCACCACACCTCGTCGCTGCCGTACGTGACGGCCGCGATCGGTCCGCTGCTGCCCGGTTCCGCGACGTACTTCGGGGTGCTCGCGATCGCCCAGAACAACCTGGACCAGGGCTTCGCCTCGCTCGCGAAGGCGGCGGCGCTCGCCCTGGCGATCGCGATCGGCGTGAACCTGGGAAGCGAGCTGGCCCGCCTCTTCATGCAGGCCCCGGGCGCGGCGGCGGCGCGGCGCGCGGCGAAGCGCACCCGGGGTTTCTAG
- a CDS encoding inorganic diphosphatase, producing MEFDVLIEIPKGSRNKYEVDHETGRIRLDRRLFTSTAYPTDYGYVENTLGEDGDPLDALVILDEPTFPGCLIKCRAIGMFRMTDEAGGDDKLLCVPATDPRMEHLRDIHHVAEFDRLEIQHFFEVYKDLEPGKSVEGADWVGRAEAEAEIEKSYARAKEQGGH from the coding sequence GTGGAGTTCGACGTTCTCATCGAGATCCCGAAGGGATCGCGGAACAAGTACGAGGTCGACCACGAGACCGGTCGCATCCGCCTGGACCGTCGCCTCTTCACGTCGACGGCCTACCCGACCGACTACGGCTACGTCGAGAACACCCTCGGCGAGGACGGCGACCCGCTGGACGCGCTCGTGATCCTCGACGAGCCGACCTTCCCGGGCTGCCTGATCAAGTGCCGCGCCATCGGCATGTTCCGCATGACGGACGAGGCCGGCGGCGACGACAAGCTGCTGTGCGTGCCGGCGACGGACCCGCGCATGGAGCACCTGCGCGACATCCACCACGTGGCCGAGTTCGACCGCCTGGAGATCCAGCACTTCTTCGAGGTCTACAAGGACCTGGAGCCGGGCAAGTCCGTCGAGGGCGCCGACTGGGTCGGCCGCGCCGAGGCCGAGGCCGAGATCGAGAAGTCTTACGCGCGCGCCAAGGAGCAGGGCGGCCACTGA